From Linepithema humile isolate Giens D197 chromosome 8, Lhum_UNIL_v1.0, whole genome shotgun sequence, one genomic window encodes:
- the LOC137001766 gene encoding uncharacterized protein isoform X2, whose product MISALWGPMADRFDICERMRMEDDILMMNEESLLNGDVDVDVDLITAHSVAARSVAVRDVAAGSVAAGPVAAGPVAAGPVAAGPVAAGSVAARSVAARSVAVRDVAAGLVAAGPVAADSVAAGSVAAGSVAAGSVAAGPVAAGSMSKQNRQDYRPRGRAAGARRQQERFMKFLYQLSMAPHHWGRHRGRGRGRRNN is encoded by the exons ATGATCTCTGCCCTGTGGGGACCTATGGCGGACCGCTTCGACATTTGTGAACGCATGAGGATGGAGGACGAT atacTAATGATGAACGAAGAATCGCTCCTCAACGGCgatgtcgacgtcgacgtcgatttAATCACCGCCCATTCCGTCGCCGCCCGTTCCGTTGCCGTCCGGGACGTGGCTGctggttccgtcgccgccggtcccgtcgccgccggtcccgtcgccgccggtcccgtcgccgccggtcccgtcgccgccggttccgtcgccgcccgttccgtcgccgcccgtTCCGTTGCCGTCCGGGACGTGGCCGCCGGTctcgtcgccgccggtcccgttGCCGCTGATTCCGTCGCCGctggttccgtcgccgccggttccgtcgccgccggttccgtcgccgccggtcccgtcgccgcTGGTTCAATGTCGAAACAAAACAgacaag attatAGACCGAGAGGTAGAGCCGCAGGAGCTCGCCGACAGCAGGAacgatttatgaaatttttatatcagctatccatggCACCACATCACTGGGGCAGACACAGGGGAAGAGGCAGAGGAAGAAG aaacaaTTAA
- the LOC137001766 gene encoding uncharacterized protein isoform X1 has translation MISALWGPMADRFDICERMRMEDDVSNSFNIVNILLTNKINTIKLQILMMNEESLLNGDVDVDVDLITAHSVAARSVAVRDVAAGSVAAGPVAAGPVAAGPVAAGPVAAGSVAARSVAARSVAVRDVAAGLVAAGPVAADSVAAGSVAAGSVAAGSVAAGPVAAGSMSKQNRQDYRPRGRAAGARRQQERFMKFLYQLSMAPHHWGRHRGRGRGRRNN, from the exons ATGATCTCTGCCCTGTGGGGACCTATGGCGGACCGCTTCGACATTTGTGAACGCATGAGGATGGAGGACGATGTAAGTAACtcctttaatattgttaatattttattaacaaataaaattaatacaataaaattgcagatacTAATGATGAACGAAGAATCGCTCCTCAACGGCgatgtcgacgtcgacgtcgatttAATCACCGCCCATTCCGTCGCCGCCCGTTCCGTTGCCGTCCGGGACGTGGCTGctggttccgtcgccgccggtcccgtcgccgccggtcccgtcgccgccggtcccgtcgccgccggtcccgtcgccgccggttccgtcgccgcccgttccgtcgccgcccgtTCCGTTGCCGTCCGGGACGTGGCCGCCGGTctcgtcgccgccggtcccgttGCCGCTGATTCCGTCGCCGctggttccgtcgccgccggttccgtcgccgccggttccgtcgccgccggtcccgtcgccgcTGGTTCAATGTCGAAACAAAACAgacaag attatAGACCGAGAGGTAGAGCCGCAGGAGCTCGCCGACAGCAGGAacgatttatgaaatttttatatcagctatccatggCACCACATCACTGGGGCAGACACAGGGGAAGAGGCAGAGGAAGAAG aaacaaTTAA
- the LOC137001625 gene encoding histone H1-like protein HC2 isoform X1 — MISALWGPMADRFDICERMRMEDDVSNSFNIVNILLTNKINTIKLQILMMNEESLLNGDVDVDVDLITAHSVAARSVAARSVAVRDVAAGSVAAGPVAAGPVAAGPVAAGPVAARSVAARSVAVRDVAAGLVAAGPVAADSVAAGSVAAGSVAAGSVAAGPVAAGSMSKQNRQDYRPRGRAAGARRQQERFMKFLYQLSMAPHHWGRHRGRGRGRRNN; from the exons ATGATCTCTGCCCTGTGGGGACCTATGGCGGACCGCTTCGACATTTGTGAACGCATGAGGATGGAGGACGATGTAAGTAACtcctttaatattgttaatattttattaacaaataaaattaatacaataaaattgcagatacTAATGATGAACGAAGAATCGCTCCTCAACGGCgatgtcgacgtcgacgtcgatttAATCACCGCCCATTCCGTCGCCGCCCGTTCCGTTGCCGCCCGTTCCGTTGCCGTCCGGGACGTGGCTGctggttccgtcgccgccggtcccgtcgccgccggtcccgtcgccgccggtcccgtcgccgccggtcccgtcgccgcccgttccgtcgccgcccgtTCCGTTGCCGTCCGGGACGTGGCCGCCGGTctcgtcgccgccggtcccgttGCCGCTGATTCCGTCGCCGctggttccgtcgccgccggttccgtcgccgccggttccgtcgccgccggtcccgtcgccgcTGGTTCAATGTCGAAACAAAACAgacaag attatAGACCGAGAGGTAGAGCCGCAGGAGCTCGCCGACAGCAGGAacgatttatgaaatttttatatcagctatccatggCACCACATCACTGGGGCAGACACAGGGGAAGAGGCAGAGGAAGAAG aaacaaTTAA
- the LOC137001625 gene encoding proline-rich protein 27-like isoform X2 has protein sequence MISALWGPMADRFDICERMRMEDDILMMNEESLLNGDVDVDVDLITAHSVAARSVAARSVAVRDVAAGSVAAGPVAAGPVAAGPVAAGPVAARSVAARSVAVRDVAAGLVAAGPVAADSVAAGSVAAGSVAAGSVAAGPVAAGSMSKQNRQDYRPRGRAAGARRQQERFMKFLYQLSMAPHHWGRHRGRGRGRRNN, from the exons ATGATCTCTGCCCTGTGGGGACCTATGGCGGACCGCTTCGACATTTGTGAACGCATGAGGATGGAGGACGAT atacTAATGATGAACGAAGAATCGCTCCTCAACGGCgatgtcgacgtcgacgtcgatttAATCACCGCCCATTCCGTCGCCGCCCGTTCCGTTGCCGCCCGTTCCGTTGCCGTCCGGGACGTGGCTGctggttccgtcgccgccggtcccgtcgccgccggtcccgtcgccgccggtcccgtcgccgccggtcccgtcgccgcccgttccgtcgccgcccgtTCCGTTGCCGTCCGGGACGTGGCCGCCGGTctcgtcgccgccggtcccgttGCCGCTGATTCCGTCGCCGctggttccgtcgccgccggttccgtcgccgccggttccgtcgccgccggtcccgtcgccgcTGGTTCAATGTCGAAACAAAACAgacaag attatAGACCGAGAGGTAGAGCCGCAGGAGCTCGCCGACAGCAGGAacgatttatgaaatttttatatcagctatccatggCACCACATCACTGGGGCAGACACAGGGGAAGAGGCAGAGGAAGAAG aaacaaTTAA